DNA from Rubripirellula lacrimiformis:
GCCAGTACAGCAAAACGCATTCGACCGCCATCAACAACAGCAATGCCGAGATTGGTAGAGCTGCAAACTTCAACAGGCTCGGTGCGACCAAGCCGATTTCAACCAACACGCGGAAGTTGACGATCGTGGACGCAATCAAGATCACCAAGGCGGCCATCCCGCTGGTTTCGGGCGCCAGTTTGGTTTGCCGAGCGTAACTGACCGCTGTTGCGGTGCTGGAGATCAGCCCGCCCAAAACGCCACCTAGGATTGCCCCCACACGGGCGCCCAACAACTTGTAGGCGACATAGGCCACCATGCTGATACCGACGATCAGAACGACCATTCGCCAAATATCGTAGGGGTTCAAAACGCCATACGGTCCATAGGTCCGATCAGGAAGCACCGGCAGGATCACCAACCCGATCAGCGCTAGGTGCATGACCGAACGCAGGTCTTTGTCCGTCATTGCATCCACCCAACCATGCAGACGCCGTTTCCAGTGCAGCAAGACGGCGGCGATCCCCGTGGCAACAATCGCGGGGCCTGTCTGCCCGACTCCTACCGCGCACCCGATGCCAAACATCAACAGTGCGGCAACCTCCGTCGTCATGCCGGCGTCAAATTGCCCAGCGCGGATCTTGGCCACATTGGCGATCATCAACATGATGGCGATCGAGATCATCCCGGCGGCACAGACCACGGCCTGTTGATCGCCCCCCACCATCATGCAGAGCGTCCCAAAGATCGTGATCAGGGGGAATGTACGAATCCCTGCAATCTCCGACACCTTCCACTGACGCTGCAACCCGACCAGCAGGCCAAGCCCGAGCGAAATAGCGAGAGCGAGATAGGGTTCCATGGGAGCACAACCCGCGAAGGGGTCCAACCTAACGGTTTTCAATATCTGGACACTGGTCGAACGCGACTTTTCGAGTCGCATGATTGAATCTGCATTCTAATCGCCGGGCAATGGGATCCCCTGCAAACCTTCGTCGACAGAGATGCCGCCCCCAGAACGCTGCGTACGTTTTACCAAATCGCCCCTGGTCGAACGTCTGTCCAGATTAGCAACACGCGTTCAAGAAGTGTTCTCGACCCTGAATGGTTTGATCATCGAAAGGCCGTCCTGTTCCCCCGCCACGCACGGCCCACCGCCAAGCAGGAAACGCGGTAAAGAATTTCGTAGCGGAAGTCGCCAAGACTTTCGGTGATACCACACCCTAGCCCGAAACTATCGACGGCCTGTCGATTGAATCGAACCTTCAACGGCAATGGTGAGCCGCTGGCCGTGAGGCCACGGACATGAGCAGGGGGGCATTCCCGGCCGCTCACGCGATCACGGCTCACTAAATCGACAAACCGTCATGACTTTCGGTGATACCACACCCTAGCCCGAAACTCTCGACGGCATGTCGATTGAATCGAACCTTCAACGGCGATGGTGAGCCGCTGGCCGTGAGGCCACGGGCATGAGCAGGGGGCCATTCCCGGCCGCTCACGTGATCACGGCTCACTAAATCGACAAACCGTCATGACTTTCGGTGATACCGCATCCTAGCCCGAAACTCCTGACGGCATGTCGATTGAATCGAACCTTCAACGGCAATGGTGAGCCGCTGGCCGTGAGGCCACGGGCATAAGCAGGAGGCCATTCCCGGCCGCTCACGCGATCACGGCTCACTAAATCGACAAACCGTCATGACTTTCGGTGATACCACACCCTAGCCCGAAACTCTCGACGGCATGTCGATTGAATCGAACTTCTAACGGCAATGGTGAGCCGCTGGCCGTGAGGCCACGGGCATGAGCAGGGGGGCATTCCCGGCCGCTCACGCGATCACGGCTCACTAAATCGACAAACCGTCATGACTTTCGGTGATACCACACCCTAGCCCGAAACTATCGACGGCATGTCGATTGAATCGAACTTTCAACGGCAATGGTGAGCCGCTGGCGTGAGGCCACGGGCATGAGCAGGGGGCCATTCCCGGCCGCTCACGCGATCACGGCTCACTAAATCGACAAACCGTCATGACTTTCGGTGATACCACACCCTAGCCCGAAACTCTCGACGGCCTGTCGATTGAATCGAACTTCTAACGGCAATGGTGATCCGCTGGCCGTGAGGCCACGGGCATGAGCAGGGGGGCATTCCCGGCCGCTCACGCGATCACGGCTCACTAAATCGACAAACCGTCATGACTTTCGGTGATACCGCATCCTAGCCCGAAACTATCGACGACATGTCGATTGAATCGAACTTCTAACGGCAATGGTGAGCCGCTGGCCGTGAGGCCACGGGCATGAGCAGGGGGCCATTCCCGGCCGCTCACGCGATCACGGCTCACTAAATCGACAAACCGTCAAGACTTTCGGTGATGCCGCATCCTAGCCCGAAACTCTCGACGGCATGTCGATTGAATCGAACCTTCAACGGCAATGGTGAGCCGCTGGCCGTGAGGCCACGGGCATGAGCAGGGGGCCATTCCCGGCCGCTCACGCGATCGCGGCTCACTAAATCGACAAACCGTCATGACTTTCGGTGATGCCGCACCCTAGCCCGAAACTATCGACGGCCTGTCGATTGAATCGAACTTCTAACGGCAATGATGAGCCGCTGGCCGTGAGGCCACGGGCATGAGCAGGGGGCCATTCCCGGCCGCTCACGCGATCACGGCTCACTAAATCGACAAACCGTCATGACTTTCGGTGATACCGCATCCTAGCCCGAAACTCCTGACGGCATGTCGATTGAATCGAACCTTCAACGGCAATGATGAGCCGCTGGCCGTGAGGCCACGGGCATGAGCAGGGGGCCATTCCCGGCCGCTCACGTGATCACGGCTCACTAAATCGACAAACCGTCATGACTTTCGGTGATACCACACCCTAGCCCGAAACTATCGACGGCCTGTCGATTGAATCGAACTTCCAACGGCAATGGTGAGCCGCTGGCCGTGAGGCCATGGGCATGAGCATAGGGCCATTCCCGGCCGCTCACGCGATCACGGCTCAATCGATCTCCGCTACGAGGCACCGCCCGAAACGTGGGGACGGAATGCTTCACGGCGTCTGCTAAGCAGAGTTTGCCCGGCGCTAGTTCTTTGCATCCGCAGCCGGTGCCTTGCCTAGCGGCCATAGTTCGAACTTTCGCACGAACATCTCTGCTTGCTCGGTCTGCAAGATCAACTTGCCTGCCGATGGACTGGCCTTGATCGCTTGGTTGACGACCACTCCGTTGACCAAATACGTCAGCTTTTCGCCCTCTGCGATCACTTCAAGACGCGTCCACTCGTTCACCGGGCTTTCGACATCTTGTTTGCCTCGGAAACCGATCTTATCGGCCCAATCGACATCGCGTCCAAACCAGTTGATTCGTCCGCCATGGATGGTGATCGGTTCGCCACCTTTCTTCCAGACCTTTTCTCCGTCGCGATCCTTCGTGATCTCGGCGGTCAGCGAGGTCTTCAGAACCTGCCCCGTAACGGGATCAGTGCCCGACAGAACCAGGATGTCGCCGACCCCGCCTTCGATGATCTGAGCTTCGACCGAGGCCATCCAAGTATTGGCGTAGCCACCGTCCGGTCCCCAAGCGTGAACCAGCAATCCAGAATCACGAGCACGATCGATTCGATCGCCCCAAGTTTTCTCACCTAGCATGAACTCCAACACCAAGTGGTAATCCCGGTACGTTTGATTGGTGATCAATCCGCCGTAACCGTCACCGCTGATATGAATCTGACCGTCTTTGACCGTAAAGATCTTCTTGGGATCCGAGTATTTGGAATCGCGAATCCAGGTGTAGAACCCTTCGAAGTTTTTCCCATTGAACAATTCAATGCGTTGGTCGGTCGGCGACACGGCGGTTTCGCGATCCGGAATCGCTGCTGGT
Protein-coding regions in this window:
- a CDS encoding MgtC/SapB family protein — translated: MEPYLALAISLGLGLLVGLQRQWKVSEIAGIRTFPLITIFGTLCMMVGGDQQAVVCAAGMISIAIMLMIANVAKIRAGQFDAGMTTEVAALLMFGIGCAVGVGQTGPAIVATGIAAVLLHWKRRLHGWVDAMTDKDLRSVMHLALIGLVILPVLPDRTYGPYGVLNPYDIWRMVVLIVGISMVAYVAYKLLGARVGAILGGVLGGLISSTATAVSYARQTKLAPETSGMAALVILIASTIVNFRVLVEIGLVAPSLLKFAALPISALLLLMAVECVLLYWPLRKMEAQAADHDNPAQLKPAIIFGILYALVLFMVAAAKEMFGDQALYWIAGVSGLTDMDAITLSTAKMFNEDHIDAGTAWRVIMVATMSNLFFKAAAVAMLGSRTLLLYVACTFGIAALGGAALLAFWPQIDVTQLRFSDFTY